A window of Methanoregula sp. genomic DNA:
GAGCGCGAAAGCCTTAATGAATGCCCCGTCACTAAAACGGATTTCCCATCACAGGTGAGAGGAGATGGAAGCGACTCGTGAACGGAAAACGACCCTTATCGACCTGCTTGACCGGATACTTGATAAAGGGGCAGTCATTGATGCAGATGTGATCATCACGGTCTCGGGAGTTCCCCTCATCGGGCTCAAATTGCGGGCGATGTTAGCGAGCATCGAGACGATGATCGAGTACGGAATGTGGGCGGACTGGGACAAAGCGATCCGTGCTGCTGCAAGCGAAGAAGAGAAGAAAAAACTCGCACAGGAAATCGCCCTGCTGCAAGGCGAAACGCCCTTGTTCCAATGCGCTGTTTCATACTGGCAGTCTGCCGGTGCCTGCCCGGCATGGACTTACGGCACCCTCACCCTCACTGATGCTGCGATCCGAATCCACCAGAGAGAGCCGTTAGCATGCCTTGTTGCCGTCCGGTTCGAAGATCTTGCCGGGTATTCGCTCGAATACGGCGCGATATCGACAGCCGCTGAACCCACCGGGTATCTCCACCTCGTTCAAACGGATGGCTCGGTCAGTGTGCTGCACCCGGATACCCCGGAGCAGGTGATCTCCTGTATCAGTGCAGAGATGAACCGGAGAAAACTCCGGTGGGCCCCCGTGGAGTGTCGTGCCCGGATGCCGGAGAATTACCGGAAATGTGTAGCAAAAGAGACTTGAACCGGAATCCATCATACCCGACAAGCAGGTGTAAGTCACATGAACTCACAGGTGCAATCTCCAAAAAGACCCGGGGAAAAAACCCGCCCCTCTCGTGTGAGTGCCACGCATGCATCGATAATATCGGGGGCATCTGCTAAAACATCTGCCAATACTACCATGGATTCCCCTGCCCCTCCTGCAACACCGACAACAAAGATCATCCTCTTTGGTGGAAAGGGTGGCGTTGGAAAGACGTCAGCTGCCGCCGCTACTGCACTCTCACTAACCGAATCAGGTGAGCGGGTGCTGATAATCTCTAGCGATCCTGCACCATCCCTGTCGGATATATTTGAATGTCCCATTGGGGGAA
This region includes:
- a CDS encoding gas vesicle protein — its product is MEATRERKTTLIDLLDRILDKGAVIDADVIITVSGVPLIGLKLRAMLASIETMIEYGMWADWDKAIRAAASEEEKKKLAQEIALLQGETPLFQCAVSYWQSAGACPAWTYGTLTLTDAAIRIHQREPLACLVAVRFEDLAGYSLEYGAISTAAEPTGYLHLVQTDGSVSVLHPDTPEQVISCISAEMNRRKLRWAPVECRARMPENYRKCVAKET